From Phycisphaerae bacterium, one genomic window encodes:
- a CDS encoding type II secretion system F family protein, which produces MKHEQDVVPWPKRAARTALVTLSAVFLLIVFMSIASFLGVAYLGFLGLLFGYMFGLALTQKNATIAVVISTIGSSIRQNLPLPMALQSAAADIKYQHSQVLRQISKWLVQGYPLSESIKRGFIKCPARITALIAAGEKTGQVPQVLQSIEADLLEKATDNTRIRPVYPASYFITVLIALSLVTLGLMIGVIPKFSTVIKDMMGGELPKSTRILIAISNYICFRYGWLIVIGIIFFIAIIHIKARFSSRRPEKPLLFSRIGDFIKWHLPILHWFENNYSTLQLVEVLKISLNSGAAVNEAIRNTIDLDVNYYFRKRLKKWLEKVEAGENIADSARECGFANSLSWTFEQQKNPENTLPVLEMLESVYRSNYSYRVNLARFILLPCTTICLGAMVGFVTYSIFSAIVAIIYQCASLV; this is translated from the coding sequence ATGAAGCACGAACAAGACGTTGTTCCCTGGCCCAAGCGAGCGGCAAGGACAGCCCTTGTAACTCTTTCGGCGGTATTCTTATTGATAGTATTCATGTCGATAGCTTCTTTTCTGGGAGTTGCATACCTTGGCTTTCTGGGGCTTTTATTTGGTTATATGTTTGGTCTGGCCCTGACGCAGAAGAATGCCACTATTGCTGTCGTAATATCCACAATCGGTTCGAGTATCAGACAGAATCTGCCGCTGCCAATGGCACTGCAATCGGCAGCGGCAGATATTAAATATCAGCATTCTCAGGTGTTACGGCAGATTTCCAAATGGCTTGTTCAGGGTTATCCTCTAAGTGAATCAATCAAGCGGGGATTTATAAAATGTCCTGCCAGAATTACCGCCCTGATAGCGGCAGGAGAAAAGACGGGACAGGTACCTCAGGTGTTGCAGTCGATAGAAGCAGACCTGCTGGAAAAGGCGACAGACAACACAAGGATAAGGCCGGTGTATCCGGCGTCTTATTTTATTACAGTATTAATTGCGCTGTCGTTAGTTACACTCGGGCTTATGATAGGGGTGATACCAAAATTCAGTACCGTTATTAAGGATATGATGGGCGGCGAGTTGCCCAAATCCACAAGAATTCTTATTGCTATTTCCAATTATATTTGTTTCAGGTATGGCTGGTTAATAGTCATTGGAATCATATTTTTTATTGCCATTATTCATATTAAAGCGAGGTTTAGCTCACGCCGGCCTGAAAAGCCGCTGCTGTTTTCACGAATTGGAGATTTTATAAAATGGCATCTGCCCATTCTTCACTGGTTTGAAAATAATTATTCAACCCTGCAGCTTGTTGAGGTTTTGAAAATATCGCTTAATTCAGGAGCTGCTGTAAATGAGGCGATAAGAAATACAATTGACCTCGATGTGAACTACTATTTTAGGAAACGGCTGAAGAAATGGCTTGAAAAGGTCGAGGCAGGTGAGAATATAGCTGACTCTGCGAGAGAATGTGGGTTTGCAAATTCGCTAAGCTGGACGTTTGAGCAGCAGAAAAATCCTGAAAATACGCTGCCGGTACTGGAAATGCTCGAAAGCGTCTATCGTTCCAATTACAGCTACAGGGTAAATCTTGCCAGATTTATATTGTTGCCGTGCACGACAATATGCCTGGGAGCGATGGTTGGATTTGTTACTTACTCAATTTTTTCGGCGATAGTGGCAATTATTTATCAATGTGCGAGTTTAGTATGA
- a CDS encoding type II secretion system protein, translated as MSRKRHNGILLTEMIVTLAVLGIILACMALAMKTFKDFNQYQLVRQKCIAAAQAQLDSIAVTGKPIGEENIKRLWPKMKTEIRRTDGSGQWEGLKLIRVKATAKDMRKDISVELARYLSPQGEIRQ; from the coding sequence ATGAGCAGGAAAAGACATAACGGTATTCTACTGACGGAAATGATAGTTACGTTGGCTGTTTTGGGGATTATCCTGGCCTGTATGGCATTGGCGATGAAGACTTTTAAAGACTTCAACCAATATCAATTAGTCAGGCAGAAGTGCATCGCGGCGGCACAGGCACAGCTCGACAGTATCGCCGTTACAGGAAAACCGATAGGCGAAGAGAATATCAAAAGATTATGGCCTAAAATGAAAACAGAAATCCGGCGAACAGACGGCTCCGGCCAATGGGAAGGACTGAAACTAATCAGAGTAAAGGCCACAGCGAAAGATATGCGTAAGGATATTTCCGTTGAACTGGCCAGATACCTTTCGCCGCAGGGAGAAATCCGGCAATGA
- a CDS encoding prepilin-type N-terminal cleavage/methylation domain-containing protein, with protein sequence MRKGYSLIEMLTVIAVMAAIALPLSRLSKVILYDVPKSLKLVECNTSMLNILTYMKKDINSAAGFPESFDKYTASERCLLIEQQKKVICYLVEQEEVSRIIIGKEVEITWRIPDGKIEWQVWRKNNAGYAVEIKKYTELKSYNHIEKKMENSYLYFADAYSEAVN encoded by the coding sequence ATGAGAAAAGGTTATTCATTAATTGAAATGCTTACAGTTATAGCGGTTATGGCGGCTATAGCCCTGCCGCTTTCCAGGTTATCGAAGGTTATTCTGTATGATGTGCCGAAATCCCTGAAACTGGTTGAGTGTAATACGAGTATGCTTAATATTCTGACGTATATGAAAAAAGATATCAATTCAGCGGCCGGCTTTCCGGAGTCATTCGACAAATATACGGCGAGCGAGAGATGTCTTTTGATCGAGCAGCAGAAAAAAGTTATTTGTTATCTTGTAGAACAGGAGGAAGTATCAAGGATTATAATTGGTAAAGAAGTGGAAATCACCTGGCGGATTCCGGACGGCAAAATCGAATGGCAGGTATGGCGAAAAAATAATGCCGGTTACGCGGTGGAAATCAAAAAATATACCGAATTAAAAAGCTATAATCATATAGAAAAGAAAATGGAAAACTCTTATCTGTATTTCGCAGATGCTTATTCGGAGGCGGTAAATTGA